Proteins from a genomic interval of Nostoc sp. TCL240-02:
- a CDS encoding DUF3134 domain-containing protein, translating into MPISPLREEPRNQRAPVIRTSNEFILLEWLKSTGRLIEREHQESEYLTEVEEISEMIDLDDIPYDHDDDDGDMDIEA; encoded by the coding sequence ATGCCTATAAGTCCTTTGCGTGAAGAACCTCGTAACCAACGAGCGCCTGTAATTCGTACAAGTAATGAATTTATTCTTTTGGAATGGCTAAAGTCAACTGGTCGTCTAATTGAGCGTGAACATCAAGAATCTGAGTATCTAACTGAAGTAGAAGAAATTTCAGAAATGATCGACCTTGATGATATTCCTTACGATCATGATGATGATGATGGTGATATGGATATAGAAGCGTAA
- a CDS encoding proton extrusion protein PcxA, translating into MFPMKNSVFSQKIYSFLLAAYRWYLQTPERSLHEAYDAALKIKEIEDKHFSGNKIDIGSATYSNSVMDYFESDLNKLLKIAKMRLTEFRASRWFLNEENQKAAQKAGIEHPSPSLVLEKLNFIDQVISKYSISSDQITSNALAVQPPNLPINSAISDDKLLLVNTPTLPPKIPTQDSEKKPKPKSKVDTTGVLPRSILSTITRLQVELDPNSEKEVIQNFRQTQRRTIISIRFILLLIIIPLLTHQIAKAFVVGPSVEHFRSSDKMQIFINSEMEEEALEELERFEEKLKFENLIINAPPLSSEQMEAKMANKAVELAEEFRHESSNAIKNVFADMFSVGAFIWLLLVSKSSIAVVKDFFDNIVYGLSDSAKAFIIILFTDIFVGFHSPHGWEVLLEGVSRHWGLPANRDFIFLFIATFPVILDTIFKYWIFRYLNRISPSAVATYRNMNE; encoded by the coding sequence ATTCTTTTTTACTTGCTGCTTATCGATGGTACTTACAGACTCCTGAACGTTCTTTACATGAAGCTTACGATGCAGCATTAAAGATTAAGGAAATAGAAGATAAGCATTTCAGTGGTAATAAAATAGACATTGGTTCAGCCACGTACAGTAACAGCGTGATGGATTATTTTGAGTCAGACCTCAACAAGCTTTTAAAAATTGCTAAGATGCGGCTGACAGAGTTTAGAGCAAGCCGTTGGTTTCTAAATGAAGAGAATCAAAAAGCTGCTCAAAAAGCAGGTATAGAACATCCCAGTCCTTCTTTGGTTTTGGAAAAGCTAAACTTTATCGATCAAGTTATATCCAAATACAGCATAAGTTCCGATCAAATAACTTCTAATGCTTTAGCAGTCCAACCTCCAAATCTACCAATTAACTCTGCCATATCTGATGATAAATTGCTGCTCGTCAATACTCCAACGTTACCACCCAAAATACCAACTCAAGACTCGGAGAAAAAACCAAAACCAAAGAGTAAAGTAGATACAACAGGCGTTTTACCTCGTTCTATTTTAAGCACTATCACTCGTCTGCAAGTTGAATTAGACCCTAATTCTGAAAAAGAAGTAATTCAGAATTTCCGTCAGACTCAAAGAAGAACAATAATATCTATCAGGTTTATTTTACTATTAATTATCATACCACTTTTGACACATCAGATAGCAAAAGCTTTCGTAGTCGGGCCATCTGTTGAGCATTTTAGAAGTAGTGACAAGATGCAGATATTCATCAACTCAGAAATGGAAGAGGAAGCCCTTGAAGAATTAGAAAGATTTGAAGAAAAACTCAAGTTTGAAAATCTCATTATAAATGCTCCTCCACTGTCGTCTGAACAGATGGAAGCTAAAATGGCAAACAAGGCTGTAGAGCTTGCTGAAGAATTTCGTCATGAAAGCTCTAATGCGATCAAAAATGTTTTTGCAGATATGTTTTCGGTAGGTGCTTTTATCTGGCTTTTGCTTGTCAGTAAGTCTTCTATTGCTGTAGTCAAAGATTTCTTTGATAACATTGTTTATGGACTTAGTGATAGTGCCAAGGCATTTATCATTATTTTGTTTACTGATATATTTGTAGGTTTCCACTCTCCTCATGGTTGGGAAGTACTCTTAGAAGGTGTATCACGTCATTGGGGATTACCAGCGAATCGAGATTTTATCTTCTTATTTATTGCTACATTTCCCGTGATTTTAGATACCATTTTCAAATATTGGATCTTCCGATATTTGAACCGGATATCGCCTTCCGCAGTTGCGACTTATCGTAATATGAATGAATAA
- a CDS encoding murein transglycosylase A, producing MKKTLAELGKFSKFIAIGLPVVLSILLVRMQSLAHQELSPPECRLKKWDIPVSLTGENQNVLLQKQKVPLIQRLPITCCQGDTSCLDELLYREIPDKKALLSAIAQSLQYLQTANAATAYQNYQVAGITRDRVFKSLNRFRELVLTTNSATELHQATLREFVLYQSVGKDTKGSVLFTAYYEPLYAASRVPTPEYRYPVYRLPPDLNSWPKPHPTREELEGADGLQGAKGKLRGLELFWFRDRLEPYLAQIEGSAQLQLPDGTQTAIGYAGNNAYNYKSLGRELANDGKLPLQGMTMPIILDYFQKHPQELNIYIPRDRSFVFFQENHGEPAQGSINVPLTAERSIATDKSLMPPGALALIRASIPFANPTGKLEEHIVSRYVLDQDTGGAIKGAGRVDYFLGTGKLAGDRAGVTVSNGQLFYLLLKSKN from the coding sequence ATGAAAAAGACACTTGCTGAGTTAGGAAAGTTTAGCAAATTTATCGCTATTGGCTTACCTGTGGTTTTGTCGATTTTGCTGGTGCGGATGCAATCTTTGGCGCATCAGGAACTCAGTCCGCCAGAATGTCGGTTGAAAAAGTGGGATATACCAGTTTCCTTAACTGGTGAAAACCAAAATGTACTTCTACAAAAGCAAAAAGTACCATTAATTCAGAGACTACCAATTACTTGTTGTCAAGGTGATACTTCTTGTTTAGATGAACTTCTCTATCGAGAAATACCAGACAAAAAGGCGCTATTGAGTGCGATCGCTCAAAGTCTCCAATACCTGCAAACGGCTAATGCTGCGACTGCTTATCAAAACTACCAGGTAGCTGGAATTACACGCGATCGCGTCTTCAAAAGCTTGAACAGATTTCGTGAACTCGTTTTGACAACCAATTCTGCAACAGAATTACATCAAGCCACCCTGCGAGAATTTGTTCTTTACCAGTCAGTTGGTAAAGACACCAAAGGTTCTGTTTTATTCACCGCCTATTATGAACCGCTTTACGCAGCTAGTCGCGTCCCCACACCAGAATATCGTTATCCTGTTTATCGATTACCTCCTGATTTAAACTCCTGGCCTAAGCCGCATCCGACACGAGAGGAGTTAGAAGGAGCAGATGGTTTACAAGGCGCAAAAGGGAAATTACGAGGATTAGAGTTGTTTTGGTTTCGCGATCGCCTTGAACCATATCTAGCTCAAATTGAAGGTTCAGCCCAACTTCAGCTTCCCGATGGGACTCAGACAGCGATCGGCTATGCGGGGAATAATGCTTATAACTACAAAAGTCTCGGCCGAGAATTAGCGAATGATGGCAAATTACCGTTACAAGGGATGACTATGCCAATTATTCTCGACTATTTCCAAAAGCATCCTCAAGAATTAAATATTTATATTCCGCGCGATCGCAGTTTTGTTTTTTTTCAAGAAAATCACGGTGAACCAGCTCAAGGTTCGATCAACGTACCCCTAACAGCAGAGCGTTCCATCGCTACAGATAAATCTCTCATGCCTCCTGGTGCTTTAGCGTTGATTCGCGCTTCTATTCCTTTCGCTAATCCTACCGGAAAACTGGAGGAGCATATCGTTAGCCGCTATGTTCTTGACCAAGATACTGGCGGCGCAATTAAAGGTGCAGGTAGAGTAGATTATTTTTTAGGTACTGGGAAATTAGCAGGCGATCGCGCTGGTGTCACAGTTAGCAATGGACAATTATTTTATCTACTACTCAAGTCCAAGAATTAA
- a CDS encoding substrate-binding domain-containing protein, whose protein sequence is MVFYRDHQSNHLRSSISVLAIAIGLVAGQSISDKSLAQTSINGAGASTVNTLFAGTGTAYPLAPKGSWFNAYGVGNPPSLNNNVPPALAGFPNGTYGPVNTSVTFRYASVGSGAGITSFLTQTPPPATGATISAPVSFAATDDPLTGTERVTGSPNNVPTPAGTPQNPVPYVQIPVISVGIALAYNPSGLNVPAAGIKLSRPTYLAILNGSLTNWNDARIRTDNGGAIIAVNKPLIFVRRSDDSGTTFALSSHLKAAFGATWNRGVGKKSIGAAVIPNPLPADTVVWPANFQFASGGGGVATKIKATAGAIGYVDSATRLANSLPAAVLRNKSGNYAAISSTTILNAFVGATDQDTNARRIKLVVTDPAATNAYPIVTASYLLFYDKYASASIATGIKGFINWALGVPPVPAPADVTTNPNSIAIARGYAPLPDTIKTQARTVVNTYVDTVFNPAP, encoded by the coding sequence ATGGTTTTCTATCGCGATCATCAATCGAATCATTTGAGAAGTTCAATTTCTGTACTTGCTATAGCAATTGGTTTAGTAGCGGGTCAATCTATTAGTGATAAATCTCTAGCTCAGACTTCAATAAATGGTGCAGGTGCAAGCACTGTAAATACTTTGTTTGCAGGTACAGGAACTGCCTATCCTCTTGCGCCGAAAGGCTCATGGTTTAACGCTTACGGTGTTGGGAATCCTCCATCCCTGAATAATAATGTACCCCCAGCCTTAGCCGGATTTCCAAACGGGACTTATGGTCCAGTCAATACAAGCGTCACATTTAGATATGCTTCGGTTGGTAGTGGCGCAGGTATAACATCTTTTCTTACTCAAACCCCACCACCTGCTACTGGTGCTACAATCAGTGCCCCAGTTTCTTTTGCAGCAACTGACGATCCCCTAACAGGCACAGAAAGAGTTACTGGCAGTCCCAACAATGTTCCCACCCCCGCAGGCACACCCCAAAATCCAGTTCCATACGTCCAAATACCTGTGATAAGTGTTGGAATCGCGTTAGCTTACAACCCCAGTGGTCTAAATGTACCAGCCGCTGGAATTAAGCTTTCACGGCCTACTTACCTTGCTATTCTGAACGGCAGTCTAACAAATTGGAATGATGCCAGAATTAGAACAGATAACGGTGGCGCAATAATTGCAGTAAATAAACCCCTGATTTTCGTACGTCGTAGTGATGATAGTGGTACCACTTTTGCTTTAAGCAGTCATCTTAAGGCCGCATTTGGTGCTACATGGAACAGAGGAGTTGGTAAAAAAAGTATTGGTGCTGCTGTTATACCCAATCCATTACCAGCCGATACAGTTGTTTGGCCAGCTAATTTCCAATTTGCTTCAGGAGGTGGAGGTGTCGCCACCAAGATTAAAGCTACTGCTGGTGCCATTGGTTATGTAGATAGTGCTACGCGGTTAGCTAATAGTCTGCCAGCAGCAGTCTTACGGAACAAGTCAGGTAATTATGCTGCCATCTCATCAACTACAATTTTAAATGCTTTTGTAGGTGCGACCGATCAAGATACAAATGCTCGGCGGATTAAACTCGTAGTAACTGATCCAGCAGCTACAAATGCTTATCCCATCGTTACCGCAAGTTACCTACTATTTTATGACAAATACGCAAGTGCTAGCATAGCAACTGGTATTAAAGGATTTATCAATTGGGCTTTAGGAGTACCACCTGTTCCAGCACCAGCAGATGTAACAACCAATCCGAACTCTATAGCTATAGCTCGCGGATATGCTCCTCTGCCCGATACCATTAAAACTCAAGCTCGGACTGTTGTAAATACTTACGTAGATACTGTTTTTAATCCAGCTCCATAA